From Paenibacillus graminis, a single genomic window includes:
- a CDS encoding M3 family oligoendopeptidase, translated as MKFSEYRYERPDAAKLKVRFAELLKGLNADRLEEQKSAFSEINKLRNEFDTMATLVSIRHSINTEDEFYKAEQEYMDEAGPVIQEYVTDYYRALVQSKFRAEFEQEWGSQLLQIAEISLRTFSPEVIEDLQLENKLSTEYNQIIASAKIPFEGEERTLPQLAPFELSTDRGMRKRASEARFQFMAEHEAEFDRIFDELVKVRTGIAKKLGYKSFVELGYDRMLRTDYNADMVANFRKQVQDYIVPVSRKLKERQAARLGLEKLKYYDESLNFNSGNAAPKGDPDWIIANGAKMYKELSPETDAFFGFMLENELMDLVSKKGKQGGGYCTYLSLYEAPFIFSNFNGTSGDIDVLTHEVGHAFQVYQSRHIHVPEYAFPTYEAAEIHSMSMEFFAWPWMDLFFEEDAAKYRLGHLGDSLQFIPYGVSVDEFQHFVYANPDATPAERKQAWREIEKKYLPLRDYEDNTYLEQGGFWQKQAHIFRSPFYYIDYTLAQLCAFQFWKRSNEDFTSAWADYLRLCQAGGSLSFLQLVELAGLKSPFGDGSIRSVIGDIENWLNSVDDKQL; from the coding sequence ATGAAATTTAGCGAATACCGGTATGAACGTCCGGATGCTGCCAAGCTGAAAGTACGCTTTGCCGAGCTTTTGAAAGGTCTTAACGCAGATCGCCTTGAGGAGCAGAAATCGGCCTTTAGTGAAATTAACAAGCTGCGGAATGAATTTGACACGATGGCAACCCTGGTCAGCATCAGACATTCGATCAACACAGAAGATGAATTCTACAAAGCTGAACAGGAATACATGGATGAAGCGGGACCTGTTATTCAGGAGTATGTAACCGACTATTACAGAGCACTTGTGCAGTCCAAATTCAGAGCCGAATTCGAACAGGAATGGGGCTCACAGCTGCTTCAGATTGCCGAGATCTCATTGCGGACGTTCAGTCCGGAGGTTATTGAAGACCTGCAGCTGGAGAATAAGCTGTCTACCGAATACAACCAGATTATTGCTTCGGCGAAAATTCCGTTTGAGGGTGAGGAGCGCACACTGCCGCAGCTCGCACCGTTTGAGCTGTCGACAGACCGCGGGATGCGCAAGCGCGCTTCGGAGGCCCGGTTTCAATTCATGGCCGAGCATGAGGCTGAGTTTGACCGGATTTTTGACGAGCTGGTCAAGGTCCGTACCGGTATCGCCAAAAAACTCGGCTATAAGAGCTTCGTTGAGCTTGGCTACGACCGGATGCTGCGCACCGACTACAATGCCGATATGGTCGCTAATTTCCGCAAGCAGGTGCAGGATTATATCGTTCCGGTCTCCCGGAAGCTGAAGGAACGCCAGGCGGCCCGTCTGGGTCTGGAGAAGTTGAAGTATTATGATGAAAGCCTGAATTTCAACAGTGGAAACGCCGCGCCGAAGGGTGATCCCGACTGGATTATTGCGAATGGGGCCAAAATGTACAAAGAACTGTCTCCTGAAACCGATGCATTTTTCGGCTTTATGCTGGAGAATGAACTGATGGATCTTGTCAGCAAAAAAGGCAAGCAGGGCGGCGGATACTGCACCTATCTCAGCCTGTATGAGGCCCCTTTCATTTTCTCTAATTTTAATGGAACCTCCGGAGATATCGATGTGCTGACTCATGAGGTTGGACATGCATTCCAGGTGTATCAGAGCCGCCATATTCATGTGCCCGAATACGCTTTTCCAACCTATGAGGCTGCAGAAATCCACTCAATGAGTATGGAGTTTTTTGCTTGGCCCTGGATGGATTTGTTCTTTGAAGAGGACGCCGCCAAGTACCGTTTGGGCCATCTGGGGGACAGTCTGCAGTTCATCCCGTACGGCGTTTCCGTCGATGAATTCCAGCATTTTGTCTATGCCAATCCGGATGCGACACCTGCCGAGCGCAAGCAGGCCTGGCGGGAAATCGAGAAAAAGTATCTTCCTTTGCGCGACTATGAAGACAACACTTATCTGGAACAAGGCGGATTCTGGCAGAAGCAAGCCCATATCTTCCGCTCCCCGTTCTACTATATTGACTATACGCTCGCCCAGCTCTGCGCCTTCCAGTTCTGGAAGCGGTCGAATGAGGATTTCACATCAGCCTGGGCCGATTATCTGCGGCTTTGCCAGGCCGGCGGAAGCCTGTCCTTCCTCCAGCTGGTCGAGCTGGCCGGACTGAAATCCCCCTTCGGGGATGGCAGCATCCGTTCCGTGATTGGAGATATTGAAAACTGGCTGAACAGCGTAGACGACAAGCAGCTGTAA
- a CDS encoding TetR/AcrR family transcriptional regulator — protein MPKIVDHSERKSHIAEATWRVIMNQGMKGATVRKIAQEAGVSLGALRHYFSTQHELLAFAMNLVKDRAQARIDTVLQLDLPPKEQVTRVLMEMIPVDDSTMAEMEVWFAFVFHLKYTDGEYGELNDDIYSGIREMVDLLDGQGILREELDKAVEAERLYALVDGLALHAMLEPERLDKQRIIRVLTSHLDSISKI, from the coding sequence ATGCCAAAAATTGTGGATCATTCGGAGCGAAAATCGCATATTGCAGAAGCGACCTGGCGCGTCATCATGAATCAGGGAATGAAAGGGGCGACTGTACGAAAAATAGCGCAGGAAGCAGGAGTTTCTCTTGGGGCCTTGCGCCATTATTTCTCTACACAGCATGAGCTGCTTGCTTTTGCCATGAATCTGGTGAAGGACCGGGCCCAAGCCAGGATTGACACTGTTCTACAACTCGATCTGCCGCCCAAGGAGCAGGTGACAAGGGTGCTGATGGAGATGATTCCTGTAGATGACAGTACCATGGCTGAAATGGAGGTATGGTTCGCCTTTGTCTTTCATCTGAAATATACGGACGGGGAGTACGGCGAACTGAACGACGATATCTATTCGGGGATACGCGAGATGGTCGATTTACTGGACGGGCAGGGAATACTGAGAGAAGAACTGGATAAGGCCGTGGAAGCCGAAAGGCTGTACGCATTGGTTGACGGACTGGCCCTGCATGCGATGCTGGAGCCTGAGCGCCTGGACAAGCAGCGGATTATCCGGGTTTTGACCAGTCATTTGGATTCCATAAGCAAGATATAA
- a CDS encoding carbohydrate ABC transporter permease, whose translation MKSTTGDKVLIAVIYSLLFLLGLLAFYPFWNAAVISFNNGTDTMKGGITFWPRQFSLENYRVVFEDSRLINGFVISILRTVTGTLASIAATAIFAYGMSKSELIGRKPYMVLCIITMYFSGGLIPTFLLIRELHLFNTFWVMIIPGIISVWNMIIFRTFFKGIPQALEESARIDGCSNWMVLFRIIFPLSGPVIATLSLFTAVYHWNDWFTPSIYISDTGLMPIQTKLQQILNSNIMSEQLAQMDSAAQGRMSRMKAVTTKSLSMATMMVATLPILCIYPFLQKYFVKGVMVGSLKE comes from the coding sequence ATGAAGTCCACGACCGGCGATAAAGTCCTGATAGCGGTCATATACAGTCTGCTGTTCCTTCTGGGGCTTCTGGCCTTTTATCCATTTTGGAACGCTGCTGTAATTTCGTTTAACAACGGAACTGACACGATGAAAGGGGGCATAACTTTTTGGCCCAGGCAATTTTCACTGGAGAATTACAGGGTGGTCTTTGAGGACAGCCGTTTGATTAACGGATTTGTGATCTCGATCCTGAGAACTGTCACCGGCACGCTGGCTTCCATTGCTGCTACGGCTATCTTCGCTTACGGAATGAGCAAATCGGAGCTGATTGGCCGTAAACCCTACATGGTTCTGTGCATTATTACGATGTACTTCAGCGGGGGATTGATTCCTACCTTCCTGCTGATCCGCGAGCTGCATCTGTTCAATACCTTCTGGGTCATGATCATTCCGGGGATTATCAGTGTGTGGAATATGATCATCTTCCGTACCTTTTTCAAAGGTATCCCGCAAGCCCTGGAGGAATCTGCGCGGATTGACGGCTGCTCCAACTGGATGGTGCTGTTCCGGATTATTTTCCCGCTGTCCGGCCCTGTTATTGCCACCTTGTCCTTATTCACCGCCGTCTATCACTGGAACGACTGGTTCACGCCCAGCATTTATATCAGCGATACCGGACTCATGCCGATCCAGACCAAGCTCCAGCAGATTCTGAACTCGAACATTATGAGTGAACAGCTGGCGCAGATGGATTCAGCCGCCCAGGGACGGATGAGCCGGATGAAGGCTGTCACAACCAAATCGCTGTCGATGGCCACGATGATGGTGGCTACGCTCCCGATCCTGTGCATCTATCCGTTTCTGCAGAAATACTTTGTCAAAGGCGTGATGGTCGGTTCGTTGAAAGAATAG
- a CDS encoding ABC transporter permease, whose translation MQKIAYKLEHGQKTGNDSLLKRILKQWDLQLMVVPALLFILVFSYIPMYGVLMAFQDYNLFKGFTGSPWVGFKHFEMFFHAPEFWTVMRNTIVISLLKLLIGFPAPIALALMLNEVKSRVFKRTVQTISYLPHFLSWVIVSGFIMSMLSTENGSVNMLLQKLSLIYEPVNFLSLPEYFWTILVATGVWKEIGFSSIVYLAAIAGVDPHMHEAAAMDGASRLRQMFSITLPSILPVIIVFMILAVGNLLSAGFEDILLLGSNPVLRDVGDVIDTYVYRIGIQNNRYSYATAAGLFKSLIGVFLLVGANYAARKSGNSLW comes from the coding sequence ATGCAAAAAATCGCATATAAGCTGGAGCATGGACAAAAGACCGGGAACGATTCACTGCTGAAACGGATCCTCAAGCAGTGGGATCTTCAACTCATGGTGGTGCCCGCCCTGTTATTTATCCTCGTGTTCAGTTATATCCCCATGTATGGTGTGCTGATGGCATTTCAGGATTACAATCTTTTTAAAGGTTTCACGGGCAGTCCGTGGGTTGGATTCAAGCACTTTGAGATGTTTTTTCATGCCCCGGAGTTTTGGACCGTTATGCGCAACACCATAGTCATCAGTCTGCTTAAGCTTTTGATTGGCTTTCCGGCTCCCATTGCCTTGGCCCTGATGCTGAACGAAGTCAAAAGCCGGGTATTCAAGCGGACGGTTCAGACCATCAGCTATCTGCCGCATTTTTTATCCTGGGTCATTGTCTCCGGTTTCATAATGTCCATGCTCTCCACAGAGAACGGGAGCGTAAATATGCTGCTGCAGAAGCTGAGCCTGATCTACGAGCCCGTCAATTTTCTCTCGCTTCCCGAATACTTCTGGACCATTCTTGTGGCTACAGGGGTGTGGAAGGAAATCGGCTTCTCCTCAATTGTGTATCTGGCAGCTATCGCCGGTGTCGATCCCCATATGCATGAAGCGGCGGCAATGGACGGCGCAAGCCGGCTGAGACAGATGTTCTCGATCACGCTGCCCTCCATTCTGCCGGTAATCATTGTCTTCATGATTCTGGCGGTTGGCAATCTTCTCAGTGCCGGCTTCGAGGATATTCTGCTGCTTGGCTCGAACCCCGTGCTGCGTGATGTCGGCGATGTCATAGATACTTATGTATACCGGATAGGGATACAAAATAACCGTTATTCCTACGCTACGGCGGCAGGCCTCTTCAAATCACTGATCGGGGTGTTCCTGCTGGTGGGGGCCAACTATGCCGCACGCAAATCCGGCAACAGCTTGTGGTAG
- a CDS encoding iron chaperone — protein sequence MEPVKITYESIDDYITQAPLEIRKKLEAVRKVIHEAAPEAEEKISYQMPTFFLHGNLVHFAAFKKHIGFYPAPSGIEAFQEELAQYKGAKGSVQFPLDKPLPLDLISRIVKFRAAENREKAAAKAKK from the coding sequence ATGGAACCTGTTAAGATCACTTATGAGTCCATCGACGATTATATTACCCAAGCCCCTTTGGAAATCCGCAAGAAGCTGGAAGCGGTAAGGAAGGTAATTCATGAAGCGGCGCCGGAGGCCGAAGAGAAAATTAGCTACCAGATGCCGACCTTCTTCCTGCATGGGAATCTGGTGCATTTTGCAGCTTTCAAGAAGCATATCGGCTTCTACCCGGCCCCCAGCGGGATTGAGGCTTTTCAGGAGGAGCTGGCACAGTACAAGGGAGCCAAAGGGTCTGTACAGTTTCCTCTGGATAAGCCGCTGCCGCTTGATCTGATTAGCCGGATCGTGAAATTCAGAGCAGCGGAGAATCGGGAGAAGGCGGCAGCGAAGGCCAAGAAATAA
- a CDS encoding AraC family transcriptional regulator — translation MEIILTEDRFREKVLFPREYPIFLEDTIGVTSHYQRLHAHDALEINMIKSGTGYYRINGERYDFREGDILLINSNDLHCAYETDNLVMQVITFDPSWFLGSLRCDPDILCPFKEMGISFNNLLDRGHPKMDELRGLLLRMQEEHEGGRCSYNSIVYAYLLQFLVAVNRYFRVDNLKKSKGTITAPQLEKIRHVTRIMEQRFAYPWTLEELAALTYLSPSRFSDIFRRTVGVSPLMYLIHLRLENAYGLLEASDRKIVDIALECGFRTLSNFNRLFKRHMGTEPRNVRNKAKSACSKIVLVYEQLGGELAAEER, via the coding sequence ATGGAGATTATCCTTACCGAAGACAGGTTCAGAGAGAAGGTTTTGTTTCCAAGGGAGTATCCAATCTTTCTTGAGGACACGATCGGTGTCACTTCCCATTATCAACGGCTGCATGCCCATGACGCGCTGGAGATTAACATGATCAAATCCGGCACCGGCTACTACAGAATCAACGGGGAGCGTTATGATTTCCGGGAAGGGGATATTCTGCTGATCAACTCCAATGATCTGCACTGTGCCTACGAGACCGATAATTTGGTCATGCAGGTCATTACGTTTGATCCCTCATGGTTTCTGGGCAGCCTGCGCTGTGATCCGGACATACTGTGTCCTTTCAAGGAAATGGGCATTTCGTTCAACAACCTGCTTGACCGCGGCCATCCCAAGATGGACGAGCTCCGGGGGCTTCTGCTGCGGATGCAAGAGGAACACGAGGGCGGAAGGTGCTCATACAACTCCATCGTATATGCTTATCTTCTGCAATTCCTAGTGGCAGTCAACCGCTATTTTCGTGTGGACAACCTGAAGAAGAGCAAGGGAACCATTACTGCCCCGCAGCTTGAAAAAATACGGCATGTCACGCGGATCATGGAACAGCGGTTTGCATATCCCTGGACCCTGGAAGAGCTGGCTGCCCTGACCTACTTGAGCCCCTCGCGCTTCAGCGATATTTTCCGCCGGACCGTCGGCGTGTCCCCCCTCATGTATTTAATTCACCTTCGCCTGGAAAATGCATATGGCCTGCTGGAAGCATCGGACCGTAAAATTGTCGACATTGCCCTGGAATGCGGTTTCCGCACACTCTCCAATTTCAACCGGCTGTTCAAGCGCCATATGGGGACCGAGCCAAGAAACGTCAGAAACAAAGCAAAATCAGCTTGCAGTAAGATAGTGTTAGTTTATGAGCAGTTAGGCGGAGAGTTAGCTGCAGAAGAACGTTAA
- a CDS encoding DUF1801 domain-containing protein, whose translation MKKEWNNSEDYISQLPEERREAVSKLRQTIKVNLPEGFQETMSYGMITYVVPHQLYAPGYHVNPEQPLPFVSIASQKNFIALYHMGLYMFPELLTWFKAEYPKHVQTKLDMGKSCVRFKKVNNLPYDLIAELCRKVTVEEYIQLYEKEAGRH comes from the coding sequence TTGAAAAAAGAATGGAACAATTCTGAGGATTATATCAGCCAGTTGCCGGAGGAACGGAGGGAAGCCGTATCGAAACTTAGACAGACGATTAAGGTCAACCTGCCTGAGGGGTTTCAGGAAACCATGTCCTACGGAATGATCACCTATGTAGTTCCCCATCAGCTCTATGCACCAGGCTATCATGTCAATCCGGAGCAGCCGCTCCCTTTTGTCAGTATAGCCTCGCAGAAGAATTTTATTGCACTCTACCATATGGGGCTGTATATGTTCCCCGAACTGCTGACATGGTTCAAAGCGGAGTATCCGAAGCATGTCCAGACCAAGCTGGATATGGGCAAATCCTGTGTCCGGTTCAAAAAAGTAAACAACCTTCCCTATGATCTCATTGCTGAACTATGCCGGAAGGTTACTGTGGAAGAATATATTCAGTTGTACGAGAAAGAAGCAGGCAGACACTAA
- a CDS encoding RICIN domain-containing protein: MLKRGKMLSLLVIFTLLTTLFPTGNVNAVTNWNLAWSDEFDGTSLNTSNWTAEIGTGVSGWGNNELQYYTNRPQNLQVTGGNLVITALKESYNGSSYTSARIKTQGKKSFTYGKIEARIKLPSGQGLWPAFWMLGTNIDVPGVGWPKCGETDIMERVNNNAFVNGTVHWDANGQADYGQISGNLDFSQYHVYSIEWDAKYIRWFVDGNKFNEFYIENGTGNTEEFQKPSFLLLNLAVGGNWPGSPDAATPFPAKMLVDYVRVYQASNAPNIVSGGVYTFASKASGKVMDVVDVSTANGAKIQQWTNYTAANQQFRVDSTGDGYYKLTAVHSGKVLDVPGSSTSAGVQLQQWDDNGSNAQQWSVIDAGGGYYKLISKVSGLAVDVSGSSTADGAAVQQWTDNGSDAQKWALTKVN; encoded by the coding sequence ATGCTGAAAAGAGGTAAAATGCTTAGCTTGCTGGTGATATTTACACTCCTGACTACGCTCTTTCCCACAGGCAATGTAAACGCGGTTACGAATTGGAATCTGGCATGGAGCGATGAATTCGATGGTACATCCTTGAACACATCTAACTGGACTGCCGAAATTGGTACCGGCGTCAGCGGATGGGGGAATAATGAGCTGCAATATTACACCAACCGCCCGCAGAATCTGCAGGTCACAGGCGGCAATCTCGTAATTACGGCGTTGAAGGAGTCTTATAACGGCAGCAGCTATACCTCTGCACGTATAAAAACACAAGGCAAGAAGAGCTTCACTTATGGAAAAATCGAAGCCAGAATCAAGCTGCCTTCAGGTCAGGGGCTATGGCCGGCCTTTTGGATGCTGGGAACAAATATTGACGTACCTGGCGTGGGCTGGCCCAAATGCGGGGAAACGGATATTATGGAACGCGTGAACAACAATGCTTTTGTCAACGGAACTGTGCACTGGGATGCGAACGGCCAGGCCGATTACGGGCAGATATCCGGAAATCTGGACTTCTCCCAGTATCATGTGTACAGCATTGAATGGGACGCCAAATATATCCGCTGGTTTGTGGACGGCAATAAGTTCAATGAGTTTTATATTGAAAATGGGACCGGAAATACAGAGGAATTCCAGAAGCCGTCGTTCCTTTTGCTGAATCTTGCCGTTGGAGGCAACTGGCCTGGAAGTCCCGATGCTGCTACTCCTTTCCCGGCCAAAATGCTGGTTGACTATGTGCGTGTCTATCAGGCCTCCAATGCGCCGAATATCGTTAGCGGCGGAGTCTACACCTTTGCATCCAAGGCCAGCGGCAAGGTGATGGATGTGGTGGATGTGTCCACGGCGAACGGAGCCAAAATCCAGCAGTGGACCAACTATACCGCCGCCAATCAGCAGTTCAGAGTGGACAGCACGGGAGACGGGTATTATAAGCTAACCGCTGTGCACAGCGGCAAAGTGCTGGATGTACCGGGCTCTTCAACATCGGCCGGAGTACAGCTGCAGCAGTGGGACGACAACGGCAGTAATGCCCAGCAGTGGAGTGTCATAGATGCAGGCGGGGGCTACTACAAGCTGATCTCCAAAGTAAGCGGTTTGGCCGTGGATGTATCAGGCTCATCTACTGCAGATGGAGCAGCGGTCCAGCAATGGACGGATAACGGAAGCGACGCCCAGAAGTGGGCGCTGACCAAGGTGAACTAG